A window of Micromonospora eburnea genomic DNA:
CGAAGCCGCGGCGCCAGCGCTGGACGTCGACCGGATCCTCGCCGACCCTGGCGTACGGATCGTGGTCTGCTGCGGGGCGGGCGGGGTGGGCAAGACAACCACCGCTGCCGCGCTGGCCCTGCGGGCGGCCGAGCGGCACGGCCGGCGCACTGTGGTGCTCACCATCGACCCGGCCCGCCGGCTGGCCCAGTCGCTGGGCCTGACGGAGCTGGACAACACCCCGCGCCAGGTGAAGGGGATCGACGTCCAGGACAGCGGCGGTGAGCTGCACGCCATGATGCTCGACATGAAGCGGACCTTCGACGACGTGGTGCTGGCGCACACCGATCCGGCGAAGGCGGCGGAGATCTTCGCCAACCCCTTCTACCAGGCCATGAGCTCCACCTTCGCGGGCACCCAGGAATACATGGCGATGGAGAAGCTGGGCCAGCTGCACGCCCGGGGCGAGTGGGACCTGATCGTGGTGGACACGCCGCCGTCCCGGTCCGCGCTGGATTTCCTGGACGCGCCGGCCCGGCTGTCCCGCTTCCTCGACGGTCGGATGCTGCGGCTGCTGCTCGCCCCGGCGCGTACCGGGGGGCGGAGCATGTTCAGCTTCGTCACCGCCGGGTTCGGGATGTTCTCCAAGGCGGTGCAGAAGGTGATCGGGGCGCAGCTGCTCACCGATCTCTCCGGTTTCGTGGCCGCGCTGGATTCGATGTTCGGCGGTTTCCGGCAGCGGGCCGAGCAGACGTACCGCATCCTCCAGGCCCGGGAGACGGCGTTCCTGCTGGTCGCGGCTCCGGAGCCGGACGCGGTGCGGGAGGCGGCCTACTTCGCGGGCCGGCTGCGCGACGAGCGGATGCCGCTGGCCGGCCTGGTGCTCAACCGGGTGCACCGGCCGGTGGTGCCGGAGCTGAGCGCGGCGGACAGCATGGCCGCGGCGGTCCGGCTGGCGCAGGAGGGTGGGCACGCGGGCACCGTCGAGGTGCTGCGGGCCCATGCCGCGCTGGCCCAGCAGGCGGTACGCGAGCAGCGGGTGGCGGCCCGGTTCACCGAGGCGTTCCCAGCGGTGCCGGCGGTGTCGGTGACGGCGCAGCCCGCCGACGTGCACGACGTCGACGGGCTGCGGACGATCGGCGAGGCGATCAGCCGGCGGTGATCCGCCGGGACCGACCGGCCGGGCGGCTCGGTGGTCAGTTGGCCGAGGTCACCAGGACCTTGTCCCGGCCGGCCTTCTCCTTGGCGTTCTTCTTCATGGCTGCCTCGAACATCTTGCGCCAGCTGGTCACCTGGGGGTGACGGCGCAGCAACGCCCGGCGTTCGCGTTCGGTCATGCCACCCCACACACCGAACTCGATCCGATTGTCGAGCGCGTCGGCCAGGCACTCGTACCGGACTGGGCAGCTCCGGCAGATCCGCTTCGCCACGTTCTGTTCGGCGCCCTGTACGAACAACGCGTCCGGGTCCCCGTTCTGACACGCCGCCAGTGACGGCCAGTCAGCGATCATGCCCATCTGTACACGTCCCCCCTTGGATCAAACACGACTTCGCGCGACCAGCCGTCGAATTCCCCCCGGTCGTCCGGCCGGCCTCCCCCAGGACGGCACCGGACGACATGTGGCTCTGTCGCCGCCATCA
This region includes:
- a CDS encoding ArsA family ATPase, which gives rise to MHSEAAAPALDVDRILADPGVRIVVCCGAGGVGKTTTAAALALRAAERHGRRTVVLTIDPARRLAQSLGLTELDNTPRQVKGIDVQDSGGELHAMMLDMKRTFDDVVLAHTDPAKAAEIFANPFYQAMSSTFAGTQEYMAMEKLGQLHARGEWDLIVVDTPPSRSALDFLDAPARLSRFLDGRMLRLLLAPARTGGRSMFSFVTAGFGMFSKAVQKVIGAQLLTDLSGFVAALDSMFGGFRQRAEQTYRILQARETAFLLVAAPEPDAVREAAYFAGRLRDERMPLAGLVLNRVHRPVVPELSAADSMAAAVRLAQEGGHAGTVEVLRAHAALAQQAVREQRVAARFTEAFPAVPAVSVTAQPADVHDVDGLRTIGEAISRR
- a CDS encoding WhiB family transcriptional regulator, whose amino-acid sequence is MGMIADWPSLAACQNGDPDALFVQGAEQNVAKRICRSCPVRYECLADALDNRIEFGVWGGMTERERRALLRRHPQVTSWRKMFEAAMKKNAKEKAGRDKVLVTSAN